A DNA window from Luteolibacter luteus contains the following coding sequences:
- a CDS encoding homoserine kinase has product MLKEAIQEVRVFAPATVANVACGYDVLGFAIDAPGDEVVVRHCQKPGLHITAITGDEGKLPKNPEKNTAGVAALDLLRHLGMTDLGIEMEIHKKMPFGSGLGSSAASAVAGAYAVNRLIGEPLSKKQLLPFAMAGEASADGAWHADNVGPCLLGGIVFIRSNDELDVAQLPAPKNLWAAVVHPDIEVLTKVAREILPKDIPLVNATQQIGNLGGLLCGIIQEDYGLISRSIHDVIAEPRRQKLIPEFYKAKRAALAAGALGFSISGAGPSVFALCEGEESAKKVGDAISKVFSAIPLGNQVYISRINPHGVHVVEEKKSK; this is encoded by the coding sequence ATGTTGAAGGAAGCCATCCAGGAAGTCCGCGTCTTCGCACCCGCGACCGTTGCCAATGTGGCCTGCGGTTACGACGTGCTCGGATTCGCGATCGATGCCCCCGGGGACGAAGTCGTCGTCCGCCACTGCCAAAAGCCTGGCCTTCACATTACCGCGATTACCGGTGACGAGGGCAAGCTGCCGAAGAATCCGGAGAAAAACACCGCCGGCGTGGCCGCGCTGGACCTCCTCCGCCACCTCGGCATGACCGATCTGGGGATCGAGATGGAGATCCACAAGAAGATGCCCTTCGGCTCCGGTCTTGGTTCTTCCGCCGCCTCGGCCGTGGCCGGCGCCTACGCCGTGAATCGCCTGATCGGCGAACCGCTTTCCAAGAAGCAGCTCCTCCCTTTTGCGATGGCCGGTGAAGCCTCCGCCGACGGTGCATGGCACGCGGATAACGTGGGCCCCTGTCTCCTCGGTGGCATCGTTTTCATCCGCTCAAATGACGAATTGGATGTCGCCCAGCTTCCCGCCCCGAAAAATCTTTGGGCCGCCGTGGTCCATCCGGACATCGAGGTCCTCACCAAGGTCGCCCGTGAAATCCTCCCGAAGGACATCCCGCTGGTGAATGCCACCCAGCAGATCGGCAATCTCGGTGGCCTGCTCTGCGGCATCATCCAGGAAGACTACGGCCTCATCTCGCGCTCCATCCACGATGTGATCGCGGAGCCGCGCCGCCAGAAGTTGATCCCGGAATTCTACAAGGCGAAGCGTGCCGCCCTCGCGGCCGGCGCCCTCGGCTTCTCAATCTCGGGTGCGGGCCCCAGCGTCTTCGCCCTCTGCGAAGGTGAGGAGTCCGCGAAGAAGGTCGGTGATGCAATCTCCAAGGTCTTCTCCGCCATCCCGCTGGGGAACCAAGTCTACATTTCCCGCATCAATCCTCACGGCGTCCACGTCGTGGAGGAGAAAAAGTCGAAGTGA